Proteins encoded within one genomic window of Halorussus salilacus:
- a CDS encoding DUF7385 family protein, with the protein MTEEFDVHEVRHALKLHRDTGDTQLWENRKDATCPACDEPFADLLVSERRHNSFNPPDGRFCVVREPDRILVFTH; encoded by the coding sequence ATGACCGAGGAGTTCGACGTGCACGAGGTGCGCCACGCGCTGAAGCTCCACCGGGACACCGGCGACACCCAGCTGTGGGAGAACCGGAAGGACGCGACCTGTCCGGCCTGCGACGAGCCGTTCGCCGACCTGCTGGTCTCCGAGCGGCGGCACAACAGCTTCAATCCGCCCGACGGGCGGTTCTGCGTCGTCCGGGAGCCAGACCGGATTCTGGTGTTCACCCACTGA
- a CDS encoding amino acid ABC transporter ATP-binding protein → MSDDPASVPAVEFEKVNKYFGEAHVLKDVDLAVADREVVVVVGPSGSGKSTLLRCVNRLEEVQSGDIRIEGESIADPDVDVNRLRQRVGMVFQHFNLFPHKTALENVTLAPVRVRGLPEEEARRTGEELLEEVGLGDQLDSYPGQLSGGQQQRVAIARALAMDPSVMLFDEVTSALDPELVGEVLAVMRRLAEEGMTMLVVTHEMGFAREVGDRVVLMSEGRIVETGPPEELFDHPETDRARQFLARVK, encoded by the coding sequence ATGAGCGACGACCCCGCAAGCGTACCCGCGGTCGAATTCGAGAAGGTGAACAAGTACTTCGGCGAGGCCCACGTCCTCAAGGACGTCGACCTCGCGGTCGCCGACCGCGAGGTCGTGGTCGTCGTCGGGCCGAGCGGGTCGGGGAAGTCCACGCTACTCCGCTGCGTGAACCGTTTAGAGGAGGTCCAGTCGGGCGACATCCGCATCGAGGGCGAGTCGATCGCCGACCCCGACGTGGACGTGAACCGCCTCCGCCAGCGGGTCGGCATGGTGTTCCAGCACTTCAACCTCTTTCCGCACAAGACCGCGCTAGAGAACGTCACGCTCGCGCCGGTCCGGGTCCGGGGGCTCCCCGAGGAGGAGGCCCGCCGGACCGGCGAGGAACTGCTCGAAGAGGTGGGACTGGGCGACCAGCTCGACTCGTATCCGGGACAGCTCTCGGGCGGCCAGCAACAGCGGGTCGCCATCGCCCGCGCGCTGGCGATGGACCCCAGCGTGATGCTGTTCGACGAGGTGACCTCCGCGCTCGACCCCGAACTCGTCGGCGAGGTGCTGGCGGTGATGCGACGACTCGCCGAGGAGGGGATGACAATGCTCGTGGTGACCCACGAGATGGGGTTCGCCCGCGAGGTGGGCGACCGGGTCGTGCTGATGTCGGAGGGCCGAATCGTGGAGACGGGCCCGCCCGAGGAGCTGTTCGACCACCCAGAGACCGACCGCGCGAGGCAGTTCCTCGCGCGGGTGAAGTGA
- a CDS encoding HalOD1 output domain-containing protein: MSKTETHTANPVEREERETPLRVQADWSGCETLDAAVTSAISRATGAAVTDLAPLYEYMDPDALHAFVASMRDRERETSITFEYEGHDVTVRSDGEILVWPT; the protein is encoded by the coding sequence ATGTCGAAGACGGAAACGCACACGGCGAACCCGGTCGAACGCGAGGAACGAGAGACACCGCTGCGGGTCCAGGCCGACTGGTCCGGCTGTGAGACCCTCGACGCCGCGGTGACGAGCGCGATTTCCCGGGCGACCGGGGCCGCGGTGACCGACCTCGCGCCCCTGTACGAGTACATGGACCCCGACGCGCTCCACGCGTTCGTCGCGTCCATGCGCGACCGCGAGCGGGAGACGAGCATCACCTTCGAGTACGAGGGCCACGACGTGACGGTCCGCTCGGACGGCGAGATACTGGTCTGGCCGACCTAG
- a CDS encoding HD domain-containing protein — translation MRDLETDQDIERAIQYLVHSFESSGDNPKPVILHSIRVGMNLYDRDYEKRIVISGLLHDLVEDTDVTPDEIRSEFGTEVADTVEATTFDRSIEDYLERHYDIYRRCFKRGRDAVVVKAADILDNSDYYGVAGSEELQKNLLEKMRYFIDESEPYIGNEDIYSELDDAFPIVKARVEENSGTDS, via the coding sequence ATGAGGGATTTAGAAACGGACCAAGACATCGAGCGAGCCATTCAATATCTGGTTCATTCGTTCGAATCCTCCGGAGACAACCCAAAGCCTGTAATCCTCCATAGCATCAGAGTGGGAATGAATCTGTACGACAGGGATTACGAAAAGCGTATTGTAATTTCTGGCCTTCTCCACGATTTAGTAGAGGACACGGACGTGACCCCAGACGAGATTCGTTCGGAGTTCGGAACCGAGGTCGCAGATACCGTAGAAGCCACTACCTTCGACAGGAGTATCGAGGACTATTTGGAACGGCACTACGACATTTATAGAAGGTGTTTCAAACGGGGGAGAGATGCGGTAGTTGTTAAAGCCGCAGATATCTTAGATAACAGTGATTACTACGGGGTAGCAGGGTCGGAAGAGTTGCAAAAGAACCTGCTAGAGAAGATGAGGTACTTCATTGACGAATCCGAACCGTATATCGGAAACGAAGACATATATTCCGAACTCGATGACGCGTTCCCGATTGTGAAGGCAAGGGTGGAAGAAAACAGCGGTACCGATAGCTGA
- a CDS encoding DUF7096 domain-containing protein, which yields MKPTVVLVVGLLAVVVTGPVAAATGPSNPETPPEADEPTPTWPDDETVVANNTTVSPGQQLAGAVGTQGASVEGELWNRTLSDRLENATTRAERAEVLAEEIAAVELYVEALEGVRANVTVAWDEGELSEGEYRASVSELVVRARVVEMRANRTIGAAEELSPGMRATYDVNVTHARTLENRSVDLYRFEDEVGRDAANETLDNESAESETPWAGDRERR from the coding sequence ATGAAACCCACAGTCGTCCTGGTGGTGGGCCTCCTCGCGGTCGTCGTGACCGGACCGGTCGCGGCCGCGACCGGTCCGTCGAATCCCGAGACGCCGCCGGAAGCCGACGAACCGACCCCGACGTGGCCGGACGACGAGACGGTGGTCGCGAACAACACCACCGTCTCGCCGGGCCAACAGCTCGCGGGCGCGGTCGGCACGCAGGGTGCGAGCGTCGAGGGCGAACTCTGGAACCGGACCCTCTCGGACCGACTCGAGAACGCGACGACCCGCGCCGAACGCGCGGAGGTCCTCGCCGAGGAGATCGCGGCCGTCGAACTGTACGTCGAAGCGCTCGAAGGCGTCCGGGCGAACGTCACGGTCGCGTGGGACGAGGGCGAGCTGTCTGAGGGCGAGTACCGCGCGTCGGTCTCGGAGCTGGTCGTGAGGGCGCGGGTCGTCGAGATGCGGGCGAACCGGACCATCGGAGCGGCCGAGGAGCTCTCGCCCGGGATGCGAGCCACCTACGACGTGAACGTGACCCACGCCCGGACCCTCGAAAATCGGTCGGTCGACCTCTACCGCTTCGAGGACGAGGTCGGTCGGGACGCCGCGAACGAGACGCTGGACAACGAGAGCGCCGAGAGCGAGACGCCGTGGGCGGGCGACCGCGAGCGCCGGTGA
- a CDS encoding GNAT family N-acetyltransferase codes for MFPERVETERLVLEPLTTENVDVLAFYRHCSRHDPHIEEVTEYLSWEPHETPKETLEFLETCEERWEKSEDASYVVRPKEGEDGAGEIAGATGLHPDWDRRSATLGAWLRKPFWGRGYSGERAEALLAVAFDRLDLEVVAVTHHAGNEKSRRAIEKYVEAHGGRHEGLLRNFHPGPDGPVDARRYTVTREEWREATA; via the coding sequence ATGTTCCCCGAGCGCGTCGAGACCGAACGGCTCGTCCTCGAACCCCTCACGACCGAGAACGTGGACGTGCTGGCGTTCTATCGCCACTGCTCGCGCCACGACCCCCACATCGAGGAGGTGACCGAATACCTCTCGTGGGAACCCCACGAGACGCCAAAGGAGACCCTAGAGTTCCTCGAAACGTGCGAGGAGAGATGGGAGAAAAGCGAGGACGCGAGCTACGTCGTCCGACCCAAGGAGGGCGAGGACGGCGCGGGCGAGATAGCGGGCGCGACCGGTCTCCACCCCGACTGGGACCGCCGGAGCGCGACGCTGGGCGCGTGGTTGCGCAAGCCGTTCTGGGGTCGGGGCTACTCGGGCGAACGCGCCGAGGCCCTGCTGGCGGTCGCGTTCGACCGCCTCGACCTCGAAGTCGTGGCGGTGACCCACCACGCTGGCAACGAGAAGTCCCGGCGGGCCATCGAGAAGTACGTCGAGGCCCACGGCGGCCGCCACGAGGGCCTGCTCCGGAACTTCCACCCGGGGCCGGACGGTCCCGTCGACGCTCGTCGGTACACCGTGACCCGAGAGGAGTGGCGGGAGGCGACCGCATGA
- a CDS encoding replication factor C large subunit, translating into MADWTEKYRPSTLSEVRGNDKARDKLKQWAETWDDHGDAVIVHGSPGVGKTSAAHALASDLGWPTIELNASDQRTSSVVERIAGEAAKSGTLTGGEAGRRLIIMDEADNLHGNVDRGGSRAITDVVKEAGQPMVLIANEFYDMSNSLRNACETIEFRDVSARSIVPVLRDICRQEGVEFDDDALQALAEKNSGDLRSAVNDLQAIAEESERLTAEDVEVTGERDETSGIFDFLDVLFKEADAQGALQQSYDVDETPDDMLNWVEDNVPKDYEGEELAVAYDFLSNADRWLGRVRASQNYSYWRYAGDNIAGGVAAARRGEKGGWTRYGPPSYWRKLGSSKGNRNRRDYVARKIAQADGVSMSTARREMLPFLAAMTHHCKNRELTVAMTAKYELDAEHVSFVTGSGKTTNKVQNIVEEAEELREERAVEHSGGAFEGSVASGESDGSVASASDDADATGEGASGTDATGEGASGDSEADDSEDADDGQSGLGDFF; encoded by the coding sequence ATGGCAGACTGGACGGAGAAGTACCGCCCCTCCACCCTCTCGGAGGTCCGCGGAAACGACAAGGCCCGCGACAAGCTGAAGCAGTGGGCCGAGACGTGGGACGACCACGGCGACGCCGTCATCGTCCACGGCAGCCCCGGCGTCGGCAAGACCTCGGCGGCCCACGCGCTGGCGAGCGACCTCGGCTGGCCCACCATCGAGCTGAACGCCAGCGACCAGCGCACCTCCTCGGTCGTCGAGCGCATCGCGGGCGAGGCCGCAAAGAGCGGCACCCTGACCGGCGGCGAGGCGGGCCGTCGGCTCATCATCATGGACGAGGCCGACAACCTCCACGGCAACGTCGACCGGGGCGGCTCGCGGGCCATCACCGACGTGGTCAAGGAGGCCGGACAGCCGATGGTCCTCATCGCCAACGAGTTCTACGATATGTCGAACTCACTGCGCAACGCCTGCGAGACCATCGAGTTCCGGGACGTCTCGGCGCGCTCCATCGTCCCGGTCCTGCGGGACATCTGCCGACAGGAGGGCGTCGAGTTCGACGACGACGCCCTGCAGGCGCTCGCCGAGAAGAACAGCGGCGACCTCCGGTCGGCGGTCAACGACCTCCAGGCCATCGCGGAGGAGAGCGAGCGACTCACCGCCGAGGACGTGGAAGTCACGGGCGAGCGCGACGAGACGAGCGGCATCTTCGACTTCCTCGACGTGCTGTTCAAGGAGGCCGACGCGCAGGGTGCGCTCCAGCAGTCCTACGACGTGGACGAGACGCCCGACGACATGCTCAACTGGGTCGAGGACAACGTCCCCAAGGACTACGAGGGCGAGGAACTCGCGGTCGCCTACGACTTCCTCTCGAACGCCGACAGGTGGCTCGGCCGGGTCCGGGCCTCCCAGAACTACTCCTACTGGCGCTACGCGGGCGACAACATCGCTGGCGGGGTCGCGGCGGCCCGGCGGGGCGAGAAGGGCGGGTGGACCCGCTACGGCCCGCCGAGCTACTGGCGGAAGCTCGGGAGTTCGAAGGGCAACCGCAACAGGCGCGACTACGTCGCCCGGAAGATCGCGCAGGCCGACGGGGTGAGCATGTCGACCGCCCGTCGGGAGATGCTCCCGTTCCTCGCGGCGATGACCCACCACTGCAAGAACCGCGAGCTGACGGTCGCGATGACCGCCAAGTACGAGCTGGACGCCGAGCACGTCTCGTTCGTCACCGGCAGCGGCAAGACCACCAACAAGGTCCAGAACATCGTCGAGGAGGCAGAGGAACTCCGAGAGGAGCGGGCCGTCGAGCACTCGGGCGGCGCGTTCGAGGGGAGCGTCGCATCGGGTGAAAGCGACGGTTCGGTCGCGTCGGCGTCGGACGACGCCGACGCGACCGGTGAGGGGGCGTCCGGCACCGACGCGACCGGTGAGGGGGCGTCCGGCGACTCGGAGGCCGACGACAGCGAGGACGCAGACGACGGCCAGTCGGGGCTCGGCGACTTCTTCTAG
- a CDS encoding helix-turn-helix domain-containing protein: MTEPDDPREQLAERIAGEITLSDDPGATLRKWRTDFGVSQTDLADHLDVSSSVVSDYESGRRASPGIGVVARIVSGLLDIDERRGGDRIRQYARVLSAGFESDIVNDLREYPTRVALDRFYDAVGATELAAGDHDHVTGHTVIDSIEAITRLSSEEFYRLYGQSTSRALMFTNVTRGESPLVAMRVVNPTPNAVVLHGLDRGDLWEHAPKLAQLDGFSLAVTNEPIGDVLEALREFP; encoded by the coding sequence ATGACCGAACCGGACGACCCCCGCGAACAGCTCGCAGAGCGCATCGCGGGCGAGATAACCCTCAGCGACGACCCCGGCGCGACCCTCCGGAAGTGGCGGACCGACTTCGGGGTCTCACAGACCGACCTCGCCGACCACCTCGACGTGTCGTCGTCGGTCGTCAGCGACTACGAGAGCGGCCGCCGGGCGAGTCCGGGCATCGGCGTGGTCGCGCGCATCGTCTCGGGCCTGCTCGACATCGACGAGCGCCGCGGGGGCGACCGCATCCGCCAGTACGCCCGCGTCCTCTCTGCCGGATTCGAGAGCGACATCGTCAACGACCTCCGGGAGTACCCCACCAGAGTCGCGCTCGACCGCTTCTACGACGCGGTCGGCGCGACCGAACTCGCCGCTGGCGACCACGACCACGTCACCGGCCACACCGTCATCGACAGCATCGAGGCCATCACCCGCCTCTCCAGCGAGGAGTTCTACCGGCTCTACGGCCAGTCCACGAGCAGGGCGCTGATGTTCACCAACGTCACCCGCGGGGAGTCGCCCCTCGTGGCGATGCGCGTGGTGAATCCGACGCCGAACGCCGTTGTTCTGCACGGTCTGGACCGCGGAGATTTGTGGGAGCACGCGCCGAAGCTGGCGCAGTTGGACGGCTTCTCGCTGGCGGTGACGAACGAGCCGATTGGCGACGTGCTGGAGGCGCTTCGGGAGTTTCCGTGA
- a CDS encoding amino acid ABC transporter permease — MGETYADEVTADEATGGGPLTDERVKRAGVAVSLVFAAVVLGFIALVLLEYVDYDLLFAVVPRFVVAFVRVLAVVVVSSVLAVSAGLLVGLGRVSRTSLTHSIATAYVQFFRGTPLLFQLFIIYLGIPSLWPPGEFPINQNWTVVPGVLWIDWSFITAVVALTLNHAAYVGEAVKGGINAVPDGQMEAARSLGMSYVDSMREVVLPQAWRNALAAIGNDQVILVKDTSLLTVIAFPEILTVFREINSNQFDAWTPIVLVAVTYLAITLPLMRLVQHLETRGEWRGER; from the coding sequence ATGGGGGAGACGTACGCCGACGAGGTGACCGCCGACGAGGCGACGGGCGGCGGCCCGCTGACCGACGAGCGCGTCAAACGGGCCGGAGTCGCGGTCTCGCTGGTGTTCGCCGCGGTCGTCCTCGGGTTCATCGCGCTCGTCCTGCTGGAGTACGTCGACTACGACCTGCTGTTCGCGGTGGTGCCGCGGTTCGTCGTGGCGTTCGTCCGGGTGCTGGCGGTGGTCGTGGTATCGAGCGTCCTCGCGGTCTCGGCCGGTCTCCTCGTCGGCCTCGGCCGCGTGTCCCGGACCTCGCTCACCCACTCCATCGCCACGGCGTACGTCCAGTTCTTCCGCGGGACGCCACTGCTCTTTCAGCTGTTCATCATCTATCTGGGCATCCCGTCGCTATGGCCGCCGGGCGAGTTCCCGATAAACCAGAACTGGACGGTCGTTCCGGGCGTCCTCTGGATAGACTGGAGCTTCATCACGGCCGTCGTCGCCCTGACGCTCAACCACGCCGCGTACGTGGGCGAGGCCGTGAAGGGCGGCATCAACGCGGTCCCCGACGGACAGATGGAGGCCGCCCGGTCGCTCGGCATGTCGTACGTCGATTCGATGCGGGAGGTCGTGCTCCCGCAGGCGTGGCGCAACGCGCTGGCGGCCATCGGCAACGACCAGGTCATCCTCGTCAAGGACACCTCGTTGCTGACCGTCATCGCGTTCCCCGAGATACTCACCGTCTTCCGGGAGATAAACTCGAACCAGTTCGACGCGTGGACGCCCATCGTGCTGGTCGCGGTGACGTATCTGGCCATCACGCTCCCGCTGATGCGGCTGGTCCAGCACCTCGAAACCCGCGGCGAGTGGAGGGGAGAGCGATGA
- a CDS encoding metal-dependent hydrolase — MPSTLVHVALAGLVGTALLSDHFDSKSVLVVMGAVAFIDFDVFVGLVFPGTHRAAFHTLLLPLAVGALLAYDLRVRERSRSWIRARWGDRGVRIAWVSVFAVTVAGIGPDLFFNGANLFYPLHDRFYELSGHLIYSDQRGFVQTFVDVSFEFLTEESAERTGEAAQSSGETVRTTENTHYKTGVDPSRDEGPEDVERVFYIVTSGERLLVALTGYAVVGLRLWEERRD, encoded by the coding sequence ATGCCATCGACGCTGGTCCACGTCGCGCTCGCGGGACTCGTCGGGACCGCACTGCTCTCCGACCACTTCGATTCGAAGTCCGTGCTGGTGGTGATGGGGGCCGTGGCGTTCATCGACTTCGACGTGTTCGTCGGCCTCGTCTTCCCGGGGACCCATCGCGCGGCGTTCCACACCCTCCTCCTGCCCCTCGCGGTCGGGGCGCTGTTGGCCTACGACCTCCGCGTCCGCGAGCGCTCGCGGTCGTGGATACGCGCCCGGTGGGGCGACCGCGGCGTCCGAATCGCGTGGGTCTCGGTGTTCGCGGTGACGGTCGCGGGCATCGGTCCCGACCTGTTCTTCAACGGCGCGAACCTCTTCTATCCGCTCCACGACCGCTTCTACGAGCTCTCGGGCCACCTCATCTACTCCGACCAGCGCGGATTCGTCCAGACGTTCGTCGACGTGAGCTTCGAGTTCCTGACCGAGGAGTCGGCCGAACGGACCGGAGAGGCCGCCCAGTCGAGCGGCGAGACCGTGCGGACGACCGAGAACACCCACTACAAGACCGGCGTCGACCCGAGCAGGGACGAGGGTCCGGAGGACGTAGAGCGCGTCTTCTACATCGTCACGTCGGGCGAGCGTCTCCTGGTCGCGCTGACGGGCTACGCGGTGGTCGGCCTGCGCCTCTGGGAGGAACGCCGGGATTAA
- a CDS encoding DUF7345 domain-containing protein: protein MGARQFGAVLAVALCAAAVVGATSGVAVDGAAGHPERVESLDRQSRDVTPDTIVMRVQVHGNGTATWEVAYRTRLDDGETTDAFESLQSDIETNSTEYSQQFVRRMSGTIDSAEDATGREMAGENFTVDAEVREFPQRYGIVAYTFQWKGFAAVSDDEVRVGDALSGLPLDEKTRLLITWPGDYETTEVRPTPDEERETAAVWNGPMEFAANEPRIVLSPPGTGTPDLPWGVVLAAVGGLAVVGAGVAGGWWLYRRRDSEPGEETDEPPEDLLSNEERVLRLLERRGGRVKQKAIVDELGWTEAKTSQVVGSLREQGKIESFRLGRENVLALAQEEP, encoded by the coding sequence ATGGGGGCGCGACAGTTCGGAGCGGTCCTCGCGGTAGCCCTCTGCGCGGCGGCCGTCGTCGGTGCGACCAGCGGCGTGGCCGTCGACGGCGCGGCGGGCCACCCCGAACGGGTCGAGAGCCTCGACCGCCAGTCCCGGGACGTCACGCCCGACACCATCGTCATGCGGGTTCAGGTCCACGGGAACGGGACCGCGACGTGGGAGGTCGCCTACCGGACGCGACTCGACGACGGCGAGACCACCGATGCGTTCGAGAGCCTGCAGAGCGACATCGAGACCAACTCCACCGAGTACAGCCAGCAGTTCGTCCGCCGGATGTCGGGGACGATAGACAGCGCCGAGGACGCCACGGGCAGGGAGATGGCGGGCGAGAACTTCACCGTCGACGCCGAGGTCCGGGAGTTCCCCCAGCGGTACGGCATCGTGGCCTACACCTTCCAGTGGAAGGGGTTCGCCGCGGTGTCGGACGACGAGGTCCGGGTCGGCGACGCCCTTTCGGGGCTCCCGCTCGACGAGAAGACCCGGCTGTTGATAACGTGGCCCGGGGACTACGAGACGACCGAGGTCCGGCCGACCCCCGACGAGGAGCGCGAGACCGCGGCGGTCTGGAACGGCCCGATGGAGTTCGCCGCCAACGAGCCGCGAATCGTCCTCTCGCCGCCGGGTACCGGAACCCCCGACCTGCCGTGGGGCGTCGTCCTCGCGGCGGTCGGTGGTCTCGCGGTCGTCGGCGCGGGGGTCGCCGGAGGGTGGTGGCTCTACCGCCGTCGCGACTCGGAACCCGGCGAGGAGACCGACGAACCGCCCGAGGACCTGCTGAGCAACGAGGAGCGGGTCCTCCGACTCCTCGAACGCCGGGGCGGCCGCGTCAAGCAGAAGGCCATCGTCGACGAACTCGGGTGGACCGAGGCCAAGACGAGTCAGGTGGTCGGCAGCCTCCGCGAGCAGGGGAAGATAGAGAGCTTCCGACTCGGCCGCGAGAACGTGCTCGCACTGGCTCAGGAGGAGCCTTGA
- a CDS encoding PHP-associated domain-containing protein: MTDEVSVAIDPHVHSEDSYDGHEPVELLLEQASDIGLDGVVVTDHDAIEESLRAADLAPEYGLLGIPGVEVSTAAGHLLAIGVEQRPEPYRPLGETVETVRDMGGVAVIPHPFQRTRHGVRKRRIRDCDAIEVFNSWLFTGYRNRRARRFAAERDYPGVAASDAHSATYLGRAYTELAIDGVESRADLDGEDVVEAFREGDAEIHGRRQPLYRSTKHYLKGAGRRVGWAVRPVVSSLL; the protein is encoded by the coding sequence ATGACCGACGAGGTTTCGGTCGCCATCGACCCCCACGTCCACTCCGAGGACTCCTACGACGGCCACGAACCGGTCGAACTCCTGCTGGAGCAGGCCAGCGACATCGGCCTCGACGGCGTCGTGGTCACCGACCACGACGCCATCGAGGAGTCGCTCCGGGCGGCCGACCTCGCGCCCGAGTACGGCCTGCTCGGGATTCCGGGCGTCGAGGTCTCGACCGCCGCGGGCCACCTGCTCGCCATCGGCGTCGAGCAGCGCCCCGAGCCGTATCGCCCGCTGGGCGAGACCGTCGAGACGGTCCGCGACATGGGCGGGGTCGCGGTCATCCCCCACCCGTTCCAGCGCACCCGCCACGGCGTCCGGAAGCGCCGAATCCGGGACTGCGACGCCATCGAGGTGTTCAACTCCTGGCTGTTCACCGGCTACCGGAACCGACGCGCGAGGCGGTTCGCCGCCGAGCGCGACTATCCGGGCGTCGCCGCCAGCGACGCCCACTCGGCGACGTACCTCGGTCGGGCGTACACCGAACTCGCCATCGACGGCGTCGAATCGCGGGCGGACCTCGACGGCGAGGACGTGGTCGAGGCCTTCCGCGAGGGCGACGCCGAGATTCACGGCCGCAGACAGCCCCTCTACCGCAGCACGAAACACTACCTGAAGGGGGCCGGGCGACGGGTCGGGTGGGCGGTCCGGCCGGTCGTCTCGTCGTTGCTGTGA
- a CDS encoding N-acetyltransferase family protein, whose product MSETDETTDIAIRPYDPDRDPEALWALKREFELGLGSGTGGDDKREVYEGKLTTEYGERYLDWVFWCTKHDPRCVTVAEVEGESEGTGTDSEPGEGDPRTPDLAGYVFVLPQQLAMIWDAAVLNEIFVRPEFRGSGVADDLMESAVEFAEDQDLPLNRLVLDVDRENDRAKGFYDRHGFEHWGEMVARKLE is encoded by the coding sequence ATGAGCGAGACCGACGAAACGACCGATATCGCCATACGGCCGTACGACCCCGACCGCGACCCCGAGGCGCTGTGGGCGCTCAAGCGAGAGTTCGAACTCGGCCTCGGGTCCGGGACCGGCGGCGACGACAAACGGGAGGTCTACGAGGGGAAGCTGACGACCGAGTACGGCGAGCGATACCTCGACTGGGTGTTCTGGTGTACGAAGCACGACCCGCGTTGCGTGACGGTCGCGGAGGTCGAGGGCGAGAGCGAGGGAACCGGGACCGACTCCGAGCCCGGCGAGGGGGACCCCCGAACGCCCGACCTCGCGGGCTACGTCTTCGTCCTCCCCCAGCAGCTCGCGATGATCTGGGACGCCGCGGTGCTCAACGAGATATTCGTCCGGCCGGAGTTCCGCGGGTCGGGGGTCGCCGACGACCTGATGGAGTCGGCCGTCGAGTTCGCCGAGGATCAGGACCTGCCGCTGAATCGGTTGGTCCTCGACGTGGACCGCGAGAACGACCGCGCGAAGGGATTCTACGACCGCCACGGCTTCGAACACTGGGGCGAGATGGTCGCCCGGAAGTTGGAGTAG
- a CDS encoding basic amino acid ABC transporter substrate-binding protein, which produces MDRRTFVTGSAGIVGGFALGGVAAGQDDEEVIRVGSDIPYNPFEYRTEEGELVGFDVDMAEAIFVDQLDREYEFVQTGFDTIIPSLNNGNFRVIMSAMTINEERAEQVDFSDPYFVAFQTVAVLEGSDIESLEDLRGQTVAVQKGTTGEAAAQELQEEFDGDLTIDSYDQIPGAFSALRNAQAVGVINDNAVNLQYVEDRENVVMLEGEGEAAEEFEEAPPYLTLTVERYGIAFRQDDDEFREQVNEALGEVIESGAYEEIYAEYFPGEPPTAILEAGRETTTADGETETDEDETTAEDGTTANGG; this is translated from the coding sequence ATCGACAGGCGGACGTTCGTCACGGGGAGTGCGGGAATCGTCGGCGGGTTCGCGCTGGGGGGCGTGGCCGCCGGACAGGACGACGAAGAAGTCATCCGGGTCGGTTCGGACATCCCGTACAATCCGTTCGAGTACCGGACCGAGGAGGGCGAACTGGTCGGCTTCGACGTCGACATGGCCGAGGCCATCTTCGTCGACCAACTGGACCGGGAGTACGAGTTCGTCCAGACCGGGTTCGACACCATCATCCCGAGCCTGAACAACGGCAACTTCCGGGTCATCATGTCGGCGATGACCATCAACGAGGAGCGCGCCGAGCAGGTCGACTTCTCGGACCCGTACTTCGTCGCGTTCCAGACCGTCGCGGTGCTGGAGGGTAGCGACATCGAGAGCTTGGAGGACCTCCGGGGCCAGACCGTCGCGGTCCAGAAGGGCACGACCGGCGAGGCCGCCGCCCAGGAGCTACAGGAGGAGTTCGACGGCGACCTCACCATCGACAGCTACGACCAGATTCCGGGGGCGTTCAGCGCCCTGCGCAACGCCCAGGCCGTCGGGGTCATCAACGACAACGCGGTCAACCTCCAGTACGTCGAGGACCGCGAGAACGTCGTGATGCTCGAAGGGGAGGGCGAGGCCGCCGAGGAGTTCGAGGAGGCCCCGCCGTATCTCACGCTCACGGTCGAGCGCTACGGCATCGCGTTCCGGCAGGACGACGACGAGTTCCGCGAGCAGGTCAACGAGGCGCTCGGGGAAGTCATCGAGAGCGGAGCCTACGAGGAGATATACGCCGAGTACTTCCCCGGCGAGCCGCCGACCGCCATCCTCGAAGCCGGGCGGGAGACCACGACCGCCGACGGCGAGACCGAGACCGACGAGGACGAGACCACCGCGGAGGACGGAACCACCGCGAACGGCGGGTAG